The Thermodesulfobacteriota bacterium genome contains a region encoding:
- a CDS encoding adenylate/guanylate cyclase domain-containing protein — translation MISRLPSAAPPLLVGLLIFLLVLGSRSAGLLQGLELALYDGLAALQPAAGPPPVTLVLIDEKDVEALGFWPPSDGVLARLSTLLLVHEPRAVGFDLYRDRPVAPGSEELDRLLATAPSLVWIAKFGGPGETAVAPPAALADPDRVGFSDLLLDPGGIVRRAALFLDDGETASWAFALQLARRYLLPLGVVPAPDPEEPELLQLGAASFRPLDRTAGGYQRLDARGYQILVDAAALAADLPVLSLRQVLAGDLDPRLIRERVVLVGVSAASIKDLFYTPRNRWQADAAPTPGVAIHAALVAQLIAAARGGRPPLAWAGEMTEILVLLAAALLGGWAGLQGPSPWRFLLLAGGGSAILAGTGGAALALGSWLPMAAPLVAFLGSATGAVAYGVSRERRQRQQLMEIFSRHVSDEVAATLWQERHQFLEGGRPRPRKLTATVLFTDLVGFTTLAEGLSPAALLAWLNEYLTAMAEEVSAHGGIVNKYIGDAIMAVFGVPLAREGDSGAAADAGRAVACALAMGRRLAQLNRRWHETGQPLVGMRIGIATGPLVAGSVGAARRLEYTVLGDTVNTAARLESYDKASFRPDPLRTPCRVLVTGATWTLVADRFQAESVGQIQLRGKGETVPVYRLHQEAAG, via the coding sequence ATGATCAGCCGCCTGCCTTCGGCCGCCCCCCCTCTCCTGGTGGGCCTCTTGATTTTCCTTCTGGTGCTGGGCAGCCGCTCGGCCGGTCTCCTGCAAGGCCTGGAGCTGGCCCTCTACGACGGCCTGGCAGCCCTGCAGCCAGCCGCCGGGCCGCCACCGGTGACCCTGGTGCTCATCGACGAGAAGGATGTCGAGGCCCTGGGCTTCTGGCCGCCTTCGGACGGCGTGCTGGCCCGGTTGAGCACCCTGCTGCTGGTCCATGAGCCCCGGGCCGTCGGCTTCGATCTCTACCGGGACCGGCCGGTGGCCCCGGGCAGCGAGGAGCTGGACCGGCTCCTCGCCACCGCTCCCTCCCTGGTCTGGATCGCCAAGTTCGGCGGCCCTGGCGAGACAGCGGTAGCGCCGCCGGCCGCCCTGGCCGATCCGGATCGGGTGGGCTTCTCGGACCTCTTGCTGGATCCGGGCGGCATCGTCCGGCGGGCTGCCCTGTTTCTGGACGATGGCGAGACGGCGAGCTGGGCCTTCGCCCTGCAGCTGGCCCGCCGCTATCTGTTGCCTCTGGGGGTGGTCCCGGCCCCCGATCCGGAGGAGCCGGAGCTGCTGCAGCTGGGCGCGGCCTCGTTTCGGCCCCTGGACCGGACCGCTGGCGGCTACCAGCGGCTGGACGCCCGGGGCTACCAGATCCTGGTGGACGCCGCCGCCCTGGCGGCCGATCTGCCGGTGCTGTCGCTGCGCCAAGTCCTGGCCGGTGATCTCGATCCACGGCTCATCCGGGAGCGGGTGGTGCTGGTGGGGGTGTCGGCAGCCAGCATCAAGGATCTGTTCTACACCCCCCGGAACCGCTGGCAGGCCGACGCCGCGCCGACGCCGGGGGTGGCCATCCACGCCGCCCTGGTGGCCCAGCTCATCGCGGCGGCCCGCGGCGGCCGCCCGCCCCTGGCCTGGGCTGGGGAGATGACCGAGATCCTCGTTCTCCTGGCGGCCGCCCTTCTGGGGGGATGGGCCGGGCTGCAGGGTCCCTCGCCGTGGCGCTTCCTGCTCCTGGCCGGCGGCGGCAGCGCCATCCTGGCCGGCACCGGCGGCGCTGCCCTTGCCCTGGGCTCCTGGCTGCCCATGGCCGCGCCCCTGGTGGCCTTTCTCGGCTCGGCCACCGGCGCGGTCGCCTATGGAGTGAGCCGGGAGCGGCGCCAGCGGCAGCAGCTCATGGAGATCTTCTCCCGCCATGTCTCGGATGAGGTGGCGGCCACCCTTTGGCAGGAGCGCCACCAGTTCCTGGAGGGGGGACGGCCCAGGCCCCGCAAGCTGACAGCCACCGTGCTCTTCACCGATCTGGTCGGCTTCACCACCCTGGCCGAGGGCCTTTCGCCGGCGGCCCTCCTGGCGTGGCTCAACGAGTATCTCACCGCCATGGCCGAGGAGGTCAGCGCCCACGGCGGCATCGTCAACAAGTACATCGGCGATGCCATCATGGCGGTCTTCGGTGTGCCGCTTGCCCGGGAGGGTGACAGCGGAGCGGCCGCCGACGCCGGGCGGGCGGTGGCCTGCGCCCTGGCCATGGGCCGAAGGCTGGCCCAGCTCAACCGCCGGTGGCACGAGACCGGCCAGCCGCTGGTGGGGATGCGGATCGGCATTGCCACCGGCCCCCTGGTGGCCGGCTCGGTGGGCGCCGCCCGCCGCCTGGAATACACGGTGCTGGGGGACACGGTGAACACCGCCGCCCGTCTGGAGAGCTACGACAAGGCCAGCTTCCGGCCGGATCCCCTCCGGACGCCGTGCCGCGTCCTGGTCACCGGCGCCACCTGGACCCTGGTGGCCGATCGCTTCCAGGCCGAGTCGGTGGGGCAGATCCAGCTGCGAGGCAAAGGCGAGACGGTGCCGGTGTACCGGCTGCACCAGGAAGCGGCGGGGTGA